One segment of uncultured Tolumonas sp. DNA contains the following:
- the flgM gene encoding flagellar biosynthesis anti-sigma factor FlgM — protein MSIQPTDSNRFASLDYLSNETQTITPSSSVTTDAVSVGVTSSVVATSNSLSLTALGEQLDAASDVDWNQVSKIRQAIENGDLSVDLDSLSQSILEMHQS, from the coding sequence ATGAGCATTCAACCTACCGACAGTAATCGTTTTGCTTCGCTTGATTATCTCAGCAATGAGACACAAACCATAACGCCAAGCAGCAGTGTCACAACGGATGCCGTTAGTGTGGGCGTTACCAGCAGTGTAGTCGCCACGAGCAACTCACTGTCGCTGACTGCGCTGGGTGAGCAACTGGATGCGGCCAGTGATGTGGACTGGAATCAGGTGAGTAAGATCCGTCAAGCCATTGAAAATGGCGATTTGTCAGTTGATCTGGATAGTCTCAGCCAATCTATTCTGGAGATGCACCAGTCATGA
- a CDS encoding flagellar protein FlgN, translated as MNRDEISRALLSELHYELKAYQRLMNIMLEQHRLMATHQSAALTELNVREQQLLAVLRQQAQRRSQLLRLIGFNASEQGMKQFLAELPPSLLERVEPVWNKIYQQLRLCQAQNELNGRLLASQHDLLNRLLFGEPDPDYASLA; from the coding sequence ATGAATCGGGACGAAATTTCACGCGCTTTGTTGTCAGAATTGCATTACGAACTGAAAGCGTATCAACGTCTGATGAATATCATGCTGGAACAACATCGACTAATGGCAACGCATCAATCAGCGGCACTGACCGAATTAAATGTCCGTGAACAGCAGTTGTTAGCTGTATTACGGCAGCAGGCGCAACGCCGTAGTCAGTTATTACGTTTGATTGGTTTTAACGCCAGTGAACAGGGAATGAAACAATTTTTGGCTGAATTACCGCCGAGCTTGTTGGAACGGGTTGAGCCGGTTTGGAATAAGATTTATCAACAGTTACGTTTATGTCAGGCGCAGAACGAACTCAACGGCCGTTTGCTGGCGTCACAACATGATCTGCTGAACCGCTTATTGTTTGGCGAACCCGATCCAGATTACGCATCCTTAGCGTAA